GACCACAATCATATGTGCATGGAAGGTCCTGGAGATGAAGAGGTCCCACTGCACAGCAAGACCTCTGTGCAGCCTGGAGAAGACTGCACCATATTTGGTCCAAATGCAGAGCAGTATACTTGGGTGAAAAGAAGCACGTCTTGTGTTTTGAAGTGCGGCTATGATGCTGGGCTCTACAGTCGTCTGTCTAAGGAATTCACCGATATTTGGATGACCGTATGGGCCAGCTTGTGCTTCATATCTACTGCCTTCACTGTCCTTACATTTTTGATTGACTCTTCCAGGTTCTCTTACCCTGAGAGGCCCATCATCTTCCTGAGCATGTGTTATAATATTTATAGCATTGCTTACATTGTGAGGTTAACAGTGGGCCGAGAAAGAATATCCTGTGATTTTGAAGAGGCGACAGAACCTGTCCTTATTCAGGAAGGGCTGAAGAACACAGGATGTGCTATTATTTTCTTGCTGATGTACTTTTTTGGGATGGCTAGCTCCATCTGGTGggttattctgacattgacctggTTTCTCGCTGCTGGTCTCAAATGGGGGCATGAAGCAATCGAAATGCACAGTTCCTATTTCCATATTGCTGCTTGGGCCATTCCGGCTGTGAAAACCATTGTTATATTGATCATGAGACTTGTAGACGCCGATGAGTTGACCGGGCTATGCTATGTTGGAAATCAAAACATTGATGCCCTCACCGGATTTGTGGTTGCTCCACTTTTTACCTACTTGGTGATTGGGACTTTGTTCATAGCTGCTGGCCTCGTGGCCTTGTTTAAAATTAGGTCAAATCTTCAAAAAGACGGGACAAAAACTGATAAATTGGAAAGACTGATGGTAAAAATTGGCGTCTTCTCGGTTTTgtatacagtgccagccacatgCGTCATCGCCTGCTATTTTTATGAAATCTCCAACTGGCCGGTTTTCCGTTACACTGCTGATGATTCCAACATGGCAGTGGAGATGCTCAAGATATTTATGTCTCTCTTGGTGGGTATTACATCTGGAATGTGGATCTGGTCGGCCAAGACACTGCATACGTGGCAAAAGTGTTCTAATAGATTAGTAAATTCAGGAAAGgtaaaaaggaagaaaagagCGGACGCTTGGGttaagccaggaaaagggaacgAGACTGTTGTATAGCTCGAGGTTGAGCACAATTCACAAAGTGAACACCGTCCTACATTGAGTTCTTGGAGACATAAGGCTTACATCTTTCGGGATAACTCTTCGGGCTTCTATGGGATGTTCATTTTTGTTCCTAATGGCTCCCCAAAGTTGGCAAAGCCTGGATGCCTTCTGTCCATGGTTTCAGCACTAAAGGTTGTCCAAGTGGTAAAAATGAATGACCTCAGGAAACAGAGAGCTAGACTTGGCCTTGTTCGCTAGCTCCAAAGGATTTGTCACCGATGGGCCATTTTAGGGCTTTTTtatagttgaaaaaaaaaaactatttttcataGGTTACATTGTGGTAAAGTCTTATATCTTGTACACGACTGGAAGGTTGCTTCCGAGACAATGGATTAACGAATGTGACTACCAAGCAAGCGAACATGCAAGGCACATTTTATCCTATTGCTTCACCAGTGTTTTGCCCCACTACGAAACCACTGCCCAAGGTGTATTTTAAAATGTCTGACAGAAAGAGTGAagcctctgaacactggaaaCTGTTTTAG
This is a stretch of genomic DNA from Bufo gargarizans isolate SCDJY-AF-19 chromosome 3, ASM1485885v1, whole genome shotgun sequence. It encodes these proteins:
- the FZD4 gene encoding frizzled-4; this encodes MGVKSKVSSVILYLPILYCLAGEVYSFGDEEERRCDPIRISMCQNLGYNVTKMPNLVGHELQSDAELQLTTFTPLIQYGCSSQLQFFLCSVYVPMCTEKINIPIGPCGGMCLSVKKRCEPVLKEFGFTWPEGLNCSKFPPQNDHNHMCMEGPGDEEVPLHSKTSVQPGEDCTIFGPNAEQYTWVKRSTSCVLKCGYDAGLYSRLSKEFTDIWMTVWASLCFISTAFTVLTFLIDSSRFSYPERPIIFLSMCYNIYSIAYIVRLTVGRERISCDFEEATEPVLIQEGLKNTGCAIIFLLMYFFGMASSIWWVILTLTWFLAAGLKWGHEAIEMHSSYFHIAAWAIPAVKTIVILIMRLVDADELTGLCYVGNQNIDALTGFVVAPLFTYLVIGTLFIAAGLVALFKIRSNLQKDGTKTDKLERLMVKIGVFSVLYTVPATCVIACYFYEISNWPVFRYTADDSNMAVEMLKIFMSLLVGITSGMWIWSAKTLHTWQKCSNRLVNSGKVKRKKRADAWVKPGKGNETVV